Genomic segment of Malus domestica chromosome 15, GDT2T_hap1:
TTTTAGCCTGATAGCTGGGCATgagaaaattttttaaaatacacATTGGATGTCTAGTGCACTTGACAGGTTTCGGCCTCAGGCAATGCGAGGAGATTTAACCTCAATGAAAATCCGAGTTGTAAGCACctgatatatgttttttttttttttttttttgtaagaaacACTTCATGTGCTTTTATGATCAATAACTATTTtcttcaaaaacattttctgtAATTTTAAAAGTGCTTTCACACGATCCATATATTCCTGAAATATGAGAATCAAACTATGTATAATCACAGTGGAAGGCCTTATGAGTATTTTGGTTACAAATACTAATCAAACATCTACTGCCTTGCTATAGGAGGGagtttagaccatctccaactgaagggtccagagggccagagggccaaaaaTAGTctgaaaatcgtctccaaccaagggctaaGTCAAATGGCTCGTGGGCCCTACAAGACAAAAAAATGGTCAGGGGCCAACCAGCTAGCCATCTTCAGCCAGTTAGCTAACCCccttttttttggactttttttttttttaatttctaattgtttcctacaccatttctcacatatttttcaccatttcatactatcttacctTATATTATTTTAATTCTTCGCATTCCATACTATAAccctttgaccctcggttgCACTGGCGGAGCTACACCCACGGCTACAGTGGGCTGTAGCCTAGGGAGGATTTTAACAAACTGCTGGTATAATAGTTTATATATGAGTTTGTTGTTGCTTATTGTATGTATAATAGCCCACCTAAATCCTGCCAAAATTATTAGTTAATGTATCTCTTAATTTATAAATAATACTTTTATTaccttatatattattttattatttttaggcTAAAAGTAAAAATGGTAAATTAATACATAATTAGGTTTCTCCTATTCCCCATGTTTTTTACCCTATtcgttcaaaacaaaaaaattaaaccctctaccctaagaaaagaaaaactatgaatcaccATCAAATTATTTTCTAATGAAATTCAACACTAGGTATGctcttcatttcttcatttaactCATTTCTTGATTCAATTGttaggttaattttttttagtcctTGAATTTGTCTATTAGGGTTAAAGATTATGGGAATAGTCCATGTTTCATGGTTCTTGTATTTGTAACTAATAAAAAGGGCTCAACAACAATATCGATTCTAATAATAACAAAAGATTTCAATTTTATTCCATATATCTATGGCACGACTTGAATTGGTATCCCctaacctttttttcttttgggtactTGTTATCAACAAAAGTGATAATATTTGTTCTCTTTCTATTGCTTTTTTGTATGCATGTTTTATTTGTGTAAAAATTAGTTGGAAAGTAATTAATAAACTTGTTTGGATTAGTACTTCATGTTCTTACTTTTAtgtaggcaaaaaaaaaaattcataagatTACATGCTAATAATTTTAGTTAGCCCACCCAAGAAAAATTTTCTGGCTCCGCTATtgctcggttggagatgatattTTGTCATagggctatgtttggcctatgaccctctggcccatcggttggagatggtaagaaatatgaatctgcactgttcattaaaatattaatttcttagaaGGCTAAAGAGCTAAAATGAGCCCTCTGACTCtcattcagttggagatggtcttacagTTTCAATATGGAAACCTAATATTAACATGTTTTTACGTGCAAGATTTGTCAGTAATCTCAACGGGGATTATATTAAACATGATTTTTGGGAGCCCCTAGCTACTTGTTtccaattatatatactattcGCCATAACTATCTTATCTTATTTTAACATGAGCGATCACTGCGTTGATGTCATAAATTAATCGGCTTTTGCACAGTTCAATATAAACACTCCAAACAATGAGAGTTAATAGTGGTTGTGCACACCTCACGCATGACGCGTGTGTATGCAATTATCATCTGTCAACTATATGCTTCATTCATGAAACGAGTTTATCATTACTGCATGACGTTTCTCCACATTATATTATTGTACAATGTTTCTCCACATAACATTGTATAATTCGATTGAAATGGTATGATAACAATGAATTTGTTTCTAGCTACATAAGTTTCTAGATACGCTAGTTTTGAATTGTCTAGCTTGCCTATTTGATAAAACAGTTTAACAAATACACTTGCAGTTGAGCAGTTGAACTAAAGCTGCTAAACCCATTAAGCAAATCTATAatctaaagaaaaacaaaaatataagttGGTCTCACCTCACTAGCACCACCatgtgaagaaaagaaaaaaagaaagaaagaagtagAAGTTAGCAAGGTTGACCTAATTAGGCGATACAGCATGCTCGAAAAGAACTTTCTTTAACGGACAGGAaaccattttaaaagtattttaagTCAAATCACTCATTATATTGGAAAGCGTTCAAATTTATCATCATATATGATTGACTTAGTAACATCCAAACACAGGTAAGTTTCTTTACATATACTCACAATGTAATGAAGATAACCAAGTCATGAGGGAACTTAAACGAAGACCTTAATCACGACTCCATAGCCTTGTAAATGACTACGAAACATGGGCGGATGGCCCTCGGATTATAAACAACAAGTTCCTCGAGATTGGAATACATTCCGGCGAATCCGGCTACAGAATCGTAGGAGCCAGCAGCTGCCGACAGTTGGGACAAGCCATCCTCCTCCGGCGGCTCACCGTCTGCAATGCGCCGCACCCTGCCAGCAATGACACGGCACACCAGCATTGCCCTGCGGCCGTCCGTACAATTCAACGAATCATGGGCCCTACCGCTGCTGGCAGTGGTCCGCACTCCCTTGCTCCCACCTTGATCACCTCCCGCCCCGGCTTTGCCTTGAAAACCGTGACGGATGACCGTGCACACTCCGCAGCCCGGTACGGAGCCACAAAGGCTGGACGAGCCACGTGCGCCGAGCGTGCAAGAGATGCTGGCGCAGTGGAACCGCAGCAGCTCGTTCCCGTCTGCCGCGCACCTGGGGTCCTTTCGCGTGCTGCTCAGCGCACGGTTCTTCACTGCGTCCCTGCAGTCTTCGAACCGTTGGATCGTGCGCTGCGTGTTTTGAACCTTTAGTATCCGTTCGATCTTGCAGAACGGGATGTCTTTCTTGAGCCAGCTGGATTTGAAGATTATTTCCACGATGTTTCGGCCGGAATCTTCTACCCCCAGCTCCGATACTATACcgttaacaaattaaaaaattattatttttgcatcCCATTTTTATATTAAGCAATCCTTTTCAAATATAGTAAAACGGTTAACTGCATTTTACAGTCATAACGTTTTAATGTTTGCATTTTACCCTACATGATATTTCAATTGTTCCAATTTAACTTCTTGGTCAATTTCTTTGTCTAATTAGACATTAAATGATGATGTGCATATACTCACATTTTTAGCATACGTTGATCgtcaatttcataaaaaaattaaaaagtaaaagtACTAAACATTAAAATTGAGTGCttaaaatatgaaccaaatatATGTCACATTTAATTAAACAGTAAAATTAACGGAGGTTAAATTGTTTTTAACACGTTGAAAAATCTATCTTGTCAGTGGGATCGTGAACTCTTGATGATTGAGTTTTGACATGGCAAGTGGGTTATATAATGTTAAGAAAAGCTACATGGAACGAACGAGTTACTATTCACATGACGTTTAATCTAATAATAATACAACGTTATATACTGTTTAGAACATTGTCTTGTTGAGAGAGAAACTACAGTAACGGGGAAACAAATAAGATCGTGTCCCTATTATTTAAGACAGGCCACCTTACGAATCAGGATCATTTAATTGGTAGTGCATGGACAGCTGTAGCTTTGTACTCTTGGAAGTTGACTGCCTTTATAATTAGTTATATGCTAGATGCAAGAGTTACTGTGCACAATTTTTTACTCATGCACGAAGAAAAATAttatcttttgattttttttttctcaacttttatcAACAAGATTATATTCTAAATCAATATTAAAAAAGGGGGCTACcaataaaatatgaaaaactatatATAGAGACAAAGTTGCGTGCACTTTATCACATATATAAGGTAATATAAACTCACTATTTCTACATAAGAAAATAGTTAACATATGATGGATAATTGAAAGGATAAATCatggagaaaaataattttgcctataaaataaataaagcatgaaataattaaaggaaattaactCAGCATGAAAATGATTAATTTCGTGAAAAATAGATTATGTAGTACCAGCATGGCGAATTGCTTGGTGATGCTCCAAACTCTCAATCTTTGGGAAGATCTCTCCACACTGAGAGCAAGCACAAATAGTAGACCTAGGAACTGGGCACctgtaaaaatataaaattatatcattttttttccttctctaaGTGGTATTTTAGACtatatttataaacaaaaaatgtatttatatctACCTGCTAGGGTCAACGATCATGTGGCACTCGTAACACCCAGAGAGCTTCCGGAATTGCATTCCTCTGGACGATGATGGCGTATGATAAGCAGCAGAGGAACCAGAACCGTTGGATCTAGCTGACCGAGTCGCAGGTTTCCTAGACAGCAACCCGGTTTCCTGACCCAGCGTGCTACTCTCGGGCGACGAGTTGTCACCTCTGTGAACGACCCTAGTGTTGCCATGAACGACATCTCTGAAGCTGCATATGGAGCTGCAGGACAACCCCAGCTTCGAGTAGCCTCCACTTTGGCCGGCTGCAGCGCCACCGACAATATTATTTTTTGATGGGTCGTGTACTCTCGACCCTTCGATCTGTTTGCAGGTCAGGAGGTTCTTGATGTGGTCCCATGAGGAGGAGGACGGTGGTGGTGgtttttgttgctttttgttgttGGAAGACGGCTGCTTTTGCCTGGGGTTTGGTGGTGGCGTTGCCTTCTTCTTGGGCTCTGTGGCCTCTGGTGCAAAAGTGAAGAGAGCCATAGAAAAAAGGCAGATCGCTGAGAAATTAAAGAAGTGATATTGATATTttcatatttatgtttttttggtatgagagagaagaaagagagagtgggTAAAGGAGATTTGTGTAGTGGAAGATGGTTCCTAGATTGGTAATTAACTAAAGGCAAAAGCGCACATGAGGGAAACTTCTATATATGGTAATATTagtgagattaaatttgtaaattaaataacatgAAAGTCGATAATTGGATTATTGACTTAAGTGTTGATAAATGTGCTCATTCCTATTGATGATGcaatatttagtttgcaaattttgtttacaaatttaatcttcatAACATTACTATGTGTAATAACATTGTCACATAGTTTTATTAGTTTTTGTGCTATATAATGTGAGTAGATGATAGAATAAACATATCTTATTTTTAagatatatattaattaaaaagatatacatgtatattataatttaagtaaaatAATAACATCGTATAATAATTTGAATGAAATAATAACACCACGTAACGATTCATATAAAAGAACTCATGATTTAGCAAAATTTATCATAACGTTTGCATCCGGTTCTGAATTACCTTCTATGCTTAAGTACAAATAAAGAAGTAGAACCTTTGATGAGAAGAAGGTTGACCTTGTCATCGAGTCGGTTCAATCAACGGTTGATTGAGGGCTACTTGAGTGCGATGGGCCAGAAGATGCAAGGGAAGGATAAAATAACATGTTAATGTGCGATGTAGTTAGACGGCTTGTCGCGGATGTGCTTTGTATGCTGTCTTATTGGAGCCTTTCTCTTGTGCTTTATTGGTCCTTTTGTTATTCTCTTCAACTCACgttctttaaattgtttttgcACTCAAAGTTGAAAGTTTTGTTTGGATCGGCCAGTTTTGGGAATGAAAAAGTTGAAACTATCAAACGAGGAGAGAAACTTGTACATGGAGCTTATCTCATTTATAAGAGATGAATATAGGATACAGAAGATAAATTAAGAGATGAATATAGGATACAGAAGATAAATATAGTTCTGATTATATGAAAAAATCTCTTGGACCGACGatactttttgtttatttaagcATGCACTCATGGACCTCATTGTAACTGAGCAAAATAGAGGTATGTAGTTTGTTACCAAACTTTAATTT
This window contains:
- the LOC103450383 gene encoding uncharacterized protein — translated: MALFTFAPEATEPKKKATPPPNPRQKQPSSNNKKQQKPPPPSSSSWDHIKNLLTCKQIEGSRVHDPSKNNIVGGAAAGQSGGYSKLGLSCSSICSFRDVVHGNTRVVHRGDNSSPESSTLGQETGLLSRKPATRSARSNGSGSSAAYHTPSSSRGMQFRKLSGCYECHMIVDPSRCPVPRSTICACSQCGEIFPKIESLEHHQAIRHAVSELGVEDSGRNIVEIIFKSSWLKKDIPFCKIERILKVQNTQRTIQRFEDCRDAVKNRALSSTRKDPRCAADGNELLRFHCASISCTLGARGSSSLCGSVPGCGVCTVIRHGFQGKAGAGGDQGGSKGVRTTASSGRAHDSLNCTDGRRAMLVCRVIAGRVRRIADGEPPEEDGLSQLSAAAGSYDSVAGFAGMYSNLEELVVYNPRAIRPCFVVIYKAMES